The Trueperaceae bacterium genome window below encodes:
- the gatC gene encoding Asp-tRNA(Asn)/Glu-tRNA(Gln) amidotransferase subunit GatC — translation MTDGRTPVIDDETLARLEELARLELAPEERERVKADLAAVLGFVAQLADLPEGPGAEDLAAPERTRPDVPRPGLPRDAALALAPAARDGYFEVPRTVDEG, via the coding sequence GTGACCGACGGCCGGACCCCCGTGATCGACGACGAGACCCTCGCGCGCCTCGAGGAGCTGGCGCGGCTCGAGCTGGCGCCGGAGGAGCGCGAGCGGGTGAAGGCCGACCTCGCGGCGGTGCTCGGCTTCGTGGCGCAGCTCGCCGACCTGCCGGAGGGACCGGGCGCCGAGGACCTGGCGGCGCCGGAGAGGACGCGTCCTGACGTGCCGCGGCCCGGCCTGCCGCGCGACGCGGCGCTGGCCCTGGCCCCCGCTGCCAGGGACGGCTACTTCGAGGTGCCGCGCACGGTCGACGAGGGCTGA
- a CDS encoding M15 family metallopeptidase has protein sequence MPRGTPSLLAALAALLLASTSLAEPLPACAVDDRPALATGYDEYALTVLDTVFALTPDYEPPDLVRASTAFPASYDGGGQHLVRAVVIDDLAAMLRDAEAAGVRLAVQSAYRSYAYQVSTFQYWVDRDGYDAALASSARPGHSEHQLGTAIDFRSYSGPPAWDLADWAETPEGAWLAANAHRYGFVMSYPRGEAETTCYVYEPWHYRYVGRETSAAIHGSGLTPREYLWLALQAELERRAGPAGDGGR, from the coding sequence GTGCCCCGCGGGACACCCTCGCTCCTCGCCGCGCTGGCGGCCCTGCTGCTCGCCTCCACGTCCCTGGCCGAGCCGCTGCCGGCCTGCGCGGTCGACGACAGGCCGGCGCTGGCCACGGGCTACGACGAGTACGCCCTCACCGTCCTCGACACCGTGTTCGCCCTGACGCCGGACTACGAGCCTCCCGACCTCGTCCGGGCCTCCACGGCGTTCCCCGCCTCCTACGACGGGGGCGGGCAGCACCTCGTGCGCGCCGTGGTGATCGACGACCTCGCCGCCATGCTGCGGGACGCCGAGGCGGCGGGCGTGAGGCTGGCGGTGCAGTCGGCCTACCGCAGCTACGCCTACCAGGTCAGCACGTTCCAGTACTGGGTGGACCGCGACGGCTACGACGCGGCCCTGGCGAGCAGCGCGCGCCCCGGCCACTCCGAGCACCAGCTCGGCACCGCCATCGACTTCCGCTCCTACTCCGGACCGCCGGCCTGGGACCTGGCGGACTGGGCCGAGACGCCGGAGGGCGCCTGGCTGGCCGCGAACGCCCACCGCTACGGGTTCGTCATGAGCTACCCGCGGGGCGAGGCCGAGACGACCTGCTACGTCTACGAGCCGTGGCACTACCGCTACGTGGGACGCGAGACGTCCGCCGCCATCCACGGGAGCGGGCTGACGCCGCGCGAGTACCTGTGGCTCGCCCTCCAGGCCGAGCTGGAGCGGCGCGCCGGACCGGCCGGGGACGGCGGCCGTTGA
- a CDS encoding DUF554 domain-containing protein produces the protein MTFVEQTWGTWLNVAAVLVGGGLGLLVRGRLAERVTVVVMQAIGLVTLLVGVLNALDLSRVDAPPGVLVGLLALAIGGALGEWWGIEDGLERLGERLKRALGGQGRFTEGFVAASLLFCVGPLTLLGSFQNGLTGEAPFLVLKSTLDGFSALALATTFGFGVLGSIAVIAVYQGGLSLAAGLFANLVPDPANDPNVMLVNGVGGLMIVGLGLGLLEVKRLRVASLLPAIALAPLFHWLGRLVY, from the coding sequence ATGACCTTCGTCGAGCAGACGTGGGGCACCTGGCTGAACGTCGCCGCGGTGCTGGTCGGCGGCGGCCTCGGGCTGCTCGTGCGCGGACGGCTGGCCGAGAGGGTCACGGTCGTCGTCATGCAGGCCATCGGCCTCGTCACGCTGCTCGTCGGCGTGCTGAACGCCCTCGACCTGAGCCGCGTCGACGCCCCGCCTGGGGTGCTCGTCGGGCTGCTGGCGCTGGCGATCGGCGGCGCCCTCGGCGAGTGGTGGGGCATCGAGGACGGCCTGGAGCGCCTCGGCGAGCGCCTGAAGCGCGCTCTCGGCGGCCAGGGCCGCTTCACCGAGGGCTTCGTCGCCGCCAGCCTGCTCTTCTGCGTCGGTCCGCTGACGCTCCTCGGCAGCTTCCAGAACGGCCTCACGGGCGAGGCGCCGTTCCTCGTCCTCAAGTCCACGCTCGACGGCTTCTCGGCGCTGGCGCTGGCCACCACGTTCGGGTTCGGCGTGCTCGGCTCGATCGCCGTGATCGCCGTCTACCAGGGCGGCCTCTCCCTCGCGGCCGGGCTGTTCGCGAACCTCGTGCCCGACCCCGCCAACGACCCCAACGTGATGCTCGTGAACGGGGTCGGCGGGCTGATGATCGTCGGCCTCGGCCTGGGGCTGCTCGAGGTCAAGCGCCTGCGCGTCGCCTCGCTGCTGCCCGCCATAGCGCTGGCGCCGCTGTTCCACTGGCTCGGCCGCCTCGTCTACTGA